The Collimonas sp. PA-H2 genome contains a region encoding:
- the nagZ gene encoding beta-N-acetylhexosaminidase, translating to MSNTASKPGRSARESAGQLIMIRFPGTVLDDDTAQFLRDNHIRAVCLFRQNMADAAQLSKLTADLRAVMGPKALIGIDQEGGAVVRATWLPAPPAAMSLGAGNDLALAQAVGAAVARGIRSLGFNWNFAPVLDLNNNPANPVIGERSFGSDPQRATELALAWMEGSLAEGVACCVKHFPGHGDTHVDSHRDLPTVDKPRSALDALELAPFKAAHRAPAMMSAHIVYPALDAEHPATLSRKILTDLLRTEWDYRGVIITDGMDMHAIAGRYGVGNAAVQALSAGADMVMALGNRDTQQETLAALTAALAVAEEGGNLDRAGIDARLARLDALSAAYPCAADSYLTEAEDRRLMASAWRRGLTVSGNPQPLADGAKVRLLACADAAGDGVAEAGLPASAVAALLARRYDVELVTFDDDDSFDWSSLPDDGRTVILASTTRLRYGERARKDWRPDLHLALWNPFQTLDIAAPALISYGFADAALEAVADWLAGTQAAEGRIPLASMASGPQ from the coding sequence ATGAGTAACACTGCAAGCAAGCCCGGCCGCAGCGCGCGTGAAAGCGCCGGGCAACTGATCATGATCCGTTTTCCGGGCACGGTGCTGGACGACGATACCGCGCAGTTCTTGCGCGACAACCATATCCGCGCAGTCTGCCTGTTCCGCCAGAACATGGCCGACGCTGCGCAGCTGAGCAAGCTGACCGCCGACCTGCGCGCCGTGATGGGACCGAAGGCACTGATCGGCATCGACCAGGAAGGCGGCGCGGTGGTGCGCGCTACCTGGCTGCCGGCGCCGCCGGCGGCGATGTCGCTGGGCGCCGGCAACGACCTGGCGCTGGCGCAGGCGGTCGGGGCGGCGGTGGCGCGCGGCATCCGTTCGCTCGGCTTCAACTGGAATTTTGCGCCGGTGCTGGACCTGAACAACAATCCGGCCAATCCGGTGATCGGCGAGCGCTCCTTCGGCTCCGATCCGCAACGCGCCACCGAACTGGCGCTGGCGTGGATGGAGGGTAGCTTGGCGGAAGGCGTGGCGTGCTGCGTCAAGCACTTCCCCGGCCATGGCGACACCCACGTCGATTCGCATCGCGACCTGCCTACCGTCGACAAGCCGCGCAGCGCGCTGGATGCGCTGGAGCTGGCGCCGTTCAAGGCCGCGCACCGGGCGCCGGCCATGATGAGCGCGCACATCGTCTATCCGGCGCTGGACGCCGAGCATCCGGCCACCTTGTCGCGCAAGATCCTGACCGATCTGCTGCGCACCGAATGGGATTACCGCGGCGTCATCATTACCGACGGCATGGACATGCATGCCATCGCCGGCCGCTACGGCGTAGGCAATGCAGCGGTGCAAGCCTTGTCGGCCGGCGCCGACATGGTCATGGCGCTCGGCAACCGCGACACGCAGCAAGAGACACTGGCGGCCTTGACGGCGGCGCTGGCCGTAGCCGAGGAAGGCGGCAATCTGGACCGCGCCGGCATCGACGCCCGTCTGGCACGTCTCGATGCGCTGTCGGCTGCCTACCCTTGTGCCGCCGACAGCTATCTCACGGAGGCAGAAGACCGGCGCCTGATGGCCTCAGCCTGGCGCCGCGGCCTGACTGTGAGCGGCAATCCGCAACCGCTGGCTGATGGCGCCAAAGTGCGCCTGCTGGCCTGCGCCGACGCAGCCGGCGACGGCGTCGCCGAAGCCGGGTTGCCGGCCAGCGCGGTGGCAGCCTTGCTGGCGCGCCGCTACGATGTCGAGCTGGTGACCTTCGACGATGACGACAGCTTCGACTGGAGTTCGCTGCCGGACGATGGCAGAACCGTGATCCTGGCCTCCACCACGCGTTTGCGCTACGGCGAACGGGCGCGCAAGGACTGGCGTCCCGATCTGCACCTGGCGCTGTGGAATCCGTTCCAGACTCTGGACATCGCCGCGCCGGCGCTGATCAGCTACGGCTTCGCCGATGCGGCGCTGGAGGCCGTGGCCGACTGGCTGGCAGGAACCCAGGCCGCAGAAGGCAGGATTCCTCTAGCATCCATGGCCAGCGGCCCGCAATAA
- the nagA gene encoding N-acetylglucosamine-6-phosphate deacetylase, giving the protein MTDGRHPGGASSHGNDLPSVTLRGNILTPQGWISGSLHFDGRITAIDGMPVDPADNLDPYILPGFIDLHVHGGGGKDIMDGGDAVDVIAAIHARHGTTSMLATTMTSPLSDLESALEACGHACRTRRPGSARVLGVHLEGPYINPGKLGAQPDFAQPASLQEVTRLSALAPVKLITVAPEIAGHLEVVRMLSDSGMRVQIGHTLGSYEDGVQALAHGASGFTHLFNAMTPFQARAPGMVGAALAHARYSELIPDLLHVHPGAIKAALRSIPRLYCVTDSTAATGMPDGDYMLGRQQVHKCMGGVRLADGTLAGSTLTMDQALRNLVGLGLDLADASRRVSTYAADHLGLPERGRLASGCHADLVVLDRKLNLTKVYVEGEQIGLTDV; this is encoded by the coding sequence ATGACTGATGGCCGCCACCCAGGCGGCGCATCGAGCCACGGCAATGATCTGCCCAGCGTGACGCTGAGAGGCAATATCCTGACGCCGCAAGGCTGGATCAGCGGCAGCCTGCATTTCGATGGCCGCATCACGGCGATCGACGGCATGCCGGTCGATCCTGCCGACAACCTCGATCCCTACATCCTGCCCGGCTTCATCGATCTGCATGTGCACGGCGGCGGCGGCAAGGACATCATGGACGGCGGCGACGCCGTCGATGTCATCGCCGCCATCCACGCGCGGCATGGCACCACCAGCATGCTCGCCACTACCATGACCTCGCCGCTCAGTGACCTCGAAAGTGCGCTGGAAGCCTGCGGCCACGCTTGCCGCACACGCCGTCCCGGCAGCGCGCGGGTATTGGGCGTGCATCTGGAAGGGCCGTACATCAATCCTGGCAAGCTCGGCGCCCAGCCCGATTTTGCGCAGCCGGCGAGCTTGCAGGAAGTGACGCGGCTGAGCGCGCTGGCGCCGGTCAAGCTGATTACGGTGGCGCCGGAAATCGCCGGCCACCTGGAGGTGGTGCGGATGCTGAGCGATTCCGGCATGCGGGTACAGATTGGCCATACCCTGGGCAGTTACGAAGACGGCGTCCAGGCGCTGGCGCACGGCGCCTCCGGTTTCACGCATCTGTTCAACGCCATGACCCCTTTCCAGGCGCGCGCGCCGGGCATGGTCGGCGCCGCGCTGGCGCATGCGCGCTACTCGGAACTGATTCCCGACCTGCTGCACGTGCATCCAGGCGCGATCAAGGCTGCCTTGCGCTCGATTCCGCGCCTGTACTGCGTGACCGATTCAACCGCCGCTACTGGCATGCCCGACGGCGACTATATGCTGGGGCGCCAGCAGGTACATAAATGCATGGGCGGCGTCAGGCTGGCCGACGGCACCCTGGCCGGCAGCACGCTGACCATGGACCAGGCCCTGCGCAACCTGGTCGGCCTCGGTCTCGACCTGGCCGATGCCTCGCGCCGGGTTTCGACCTACGCCGCCGATCATCTCGGCTTGCCGGAACGCGGCCGCCTGGCAAGCGGTTGTCATGCCGATCTGGTGGTACTGGACCGGAAACTCAATTTAACCAAAGTATATGTAGAGGGAGAGCAGATTGGTCTCACAGATGTTTAG
- a CDS encoding biopolymer transporter ExbD, with amino-acid sequence MAMSLGSPDGDEDEVIGTINTTPLVDVMLVLLIIFLITIPVVTHTIPVKLPNEFDEPYKTKPENINLAVNKQGDMFWNEQLVPNTATLLSKLKEVAVEVPQPELHIRGDQQTKYEYIGKVILTAQRAGIAKIGFITEPPARN; translated from the coding sequence ATGGCGATGTCACTCGGCTCTCCCGATGGGGATGAAGACGAAGTGATCGGCACGATCAACACGACGCCGCTGGTCGACGTCATGCTGGTCTTGCTGATCATCTTCCTGATCACGATCCCGGTGGTGACACATACGATTCCAGTGAAGCTGCCGAACGAATTCGACGAACCTTATAAGACCAAGCCAGAGAACATCAACCTGGCGGTGAATAAGCAAGGCGACATGTTCTGGAACGAGCAACTGGTGCCGAATACCGCGACTTTGCTGTCGAAACTGAAGGAAGTGGCGGTAGAAGTGCCACAACCGGAACTGCATATCCGCGGCGATCAGCAAACCAAGTATGAATACATCGGCAAGGTAATCCTGACTGCGCAGCGGGCAGGGATCGCCAAGATCGGGTTCATTACCGAACCGCCTGCGCGCAACTAG
- a CDS encoding SIS domain-containing protein — MFSSLMLQEACSAADHVVLQLARDGDSYAALAARLRQAQPASVLTVARGSSDHAANYCAYLIMARLGRIVASLPMSLVTLYKSPLLTRDALAIAVSQSGQSPDVIEPIRYFREGGATTVALVNDAASPLAASAEWTLPLHAGPELSVAATKSFITSLVAAARLVGHWQGDAEFLAQIEALPEALQKATEVDWSPAIEVLAPASRIMVVGRGASFPVALEAALKFKETSVLQAEAFSGAEIKHGPMALIDEGYPLLIFATRGPTQASLLKLAEEMRGRGARVLLAAPADINERDLTLPTGPTPDLDPIAAIQAFYVMAANLSIARGLDPDRPRHLSKVTKTN; from the coding sequence ATGTTTAGTTCACTGATGTTGCAGGAAGCGTGTTCGGCCGCCGACCACGTGGTTTTACAGCTGGCGCGCGACGGCGACAGCTACGCCGCGCTGGCCGCCCGCCTGCGCCAGGCGCAACCGGCCAGCGTGCTGACGGTGGCGCGCGGCAGTTCCGACCACGCCGCCAATTACTGCGCCTACCTGATCATGGCGCGCCTGGGCCGCATCGTCGCCTCGCTGCCGATGTCGCTGGTAACGCTGTACAAATCGCCGCTGCTGACGCGCGATGCGCTGGCGATCGCAGTGTCGCAATCCGGGCAGAGTCCGGACGTGATCGAACCGATCCGTTATTTCCGCGAAGGCGGCGCCACTACGGTAGCACTGGTGAACGATGCGGCTTCGCCGCTGGCCGCCAGCGCCGAATGGACACTGCCCTTGCATGCCGGCCCGGAGCTGAGCGTGGCGGCAACCAAGAGTTTCATCACCAGCCTGGTGGCGGCAGCGCGGCTGGTGGGGCACTGGCAGGGCGATGCCGAATTCCTGGCGCAGATCGAAGCCTTGCCGGAAGCCTTGCAAAAAGCCACTGAAGTGGACTGGTCGCCAGCGATCGAGGTGCTGGCGCCGGCTTCCAGAATCATGGTGGTAGGACGCGGCGCCAGTTTCCCGGTGGCGCTGGAAGCGGCGCTGAAGTTCAAGGAAACCTCGGTGCTGCAAGCCGAAGCATTCAGCGGCGCCGAGATCAAGCATGGCCCGATGGCTTTGATCGACGAAGGCTACCCTTTGCTGATTTTCGCCACGCGCGGACCGACCCAGGCCAGCCTGCTCAAGCTGGCGGAAGAAATGCGCGGCCGCGGCGCGCGCGTATTGCTGGCAGCGCCGGCCGATATCAATGAACGCGACCTGACCTTGCCGACAGGGCCGACGCCGGACCTGGATCCGATCGCGGCGATCCAGGCCTTCTATGTGATGGCGGCCAATCTGTCGATTGCGCGCGGCCTTGATCCGGACCGGCCGCGTCATTTGAGCAAGGTCACGAAGACAAACTGA
- a CDS encoding GntR family transcriptional regulator: MLAQIEKLKPDGASDTPLYLQLVNRLSEQINGGVWQPDEALPSERILAESLEISRVTARKAIDVLCERGMLIRKRGSGTYITPKLEQPLSRLTNFSEELRQRGFRPGSQWLLRETGIAVAEEILALGLSPNTVVSRLKRLRTADDVVMAIETTTIPALYLPDPKAVTDSLYVHLETLGVAPVRALQHIRAINASADQAKLADIKTGAAMLHITRVGYLENGAAIELSHSYCRSDYYDFVAELRR; encoded by the coding sequence ATGCTAGCTCAGATAGAAAAACTCAAGCCGGATGGCGCCAGCGACACGCCTTTGTACCTGCAACTGGTCAACCGGCTGTCGGAGCAGATCAACGGCGGCGTCTGGCAGCCGGATGAAGCGCTGCCTTCCGAACGGATCCTGGCGGAATCGCTGGAAATCTCGCGGGTGACCGCGCGCAAGGCTATCGATGTCTTGTGCGAGCGCGGCATGCTGATCCGGAAGCGCGGTTCCGGCACCTACATCACGCCCAAGCTGGAACAGCCTTTGTCGCGCCTGACCAACTTCAGCGAAGAACTGCGGCAGCGCGGCTTCCGGCCGGGTTCGCAATGGCTGTTGCGCGAGACCGGGATTGCCGTCGCCGAAGAAATCCTGGCGCTGGGCCTGTCGCCAAATACCGTGGTGTCGCGCCTGAAGCGCTTGCGTACCGCCGACGATGTGGTGATGGCGATCGAAACCACCACCATCCCCGCCTTGTACCTGCCGGATCCGAAAGCCGTGACCGATTCGTTGTATGTGCATCTGGAGACGCTCGGCGTGGCGCCGGTGCGCGCCCTGCAGCATATCCGCGCCATCAACGCCAGCGCCGACCAGGCCAAGCTGGCCGACATCAAGACCGGCGCCGCCATGCTGCATATCACCCGCGTCGGTTATCTGGAAAACGGTGCGGCGATCGAGCTGTCGCATTCCTATTGCCGTAGCGACTACTACGACTTCGTTGCGGAGTTGCGGCGATGA
- a CDS encoding MotA/TolQ/ExbB proton channel family protein has translation MSITRNRLSALATALMISAAALSAPFAVAQTAASAPAASAAAVAAPAPAATAAASLADTPTPPPAPAAKETVDNPYGLDALWKGGDFVARGTLIILVLMSMGSWYIIITKLIEQVKLMGQAQNAKKTFWKAGTVAAGVAGLKPNSAYRFIAENGEKSTVHHDGALLEQIDLNTWVTMSIQRSVEKVQSRLQDGLAFLATVGSTAPFVGLFGTVWGIYHALTAIGIAGQASIDKVAGPVGEALIMTAIGLAVAVPAVLGYNWLVRRNKSAMEEIRSFSADLHSVLLSGVMSSSSAGQVAHINKKVG, from the coding sequence ATGTCTATCACACGTAATCGCTTATCCGCCCTGGCCACAGCCCTGATGATTTCTGCCGCGGCGCTGTCGGCACCGTTCGCCGTTGCGCAAACCGCGGCTTCGGCCCCGGCTGCATCCGCAGCGGCCGTTGCTGCACCGGCTCCGGCGGCTACTGCCGCTGCATCGCTGGCCGATACCCCAACTCCGCCGCCGGCTCCGGCAGCCAAGGAAACCGTCGACAATCCATACGGCCTGGACGCGCTGTGGAAAGGCGGCGACTTCGTTGCCCGCGGCACCCTGATCATCCTGGTCCTGATGTCGATGGGCAGCTGGTACATCATCATCACCAAGCTGATCGAACAGGTAAAACTGATGGGCCAGGCGCAAAACGCCAAGAAGACTTTCTGGAAAGCCGGCACGGTCGCCGCCGGCGTGGCTGGCTTGAAGCCGAACAGCGCTTATCGCTTTATCGCCGAGAATGGCGAGAAATCCACTGTGCACCACGACGGCGCCTTGCTGGAACAGATCGACCTGAACACCTGGGTGACGATGTCGATCCAGCGTTCGGTCGAAAAAGTGCAAAGCCGCCTGCAAGACGGCCTGGCATTCCTGGCAACCGTCGGTTCGACTGCACCGTTCGTTGGTCTGTTCGGTACCGTCTGGGGTATTTACCACGCGCTGACAGCGATCGGTATCGCCGGCCAGGCGTCGATCGACAAGGTTGCCGGTCCGGTCGGTGAAGCGCTGATCATGACCGCGATCGGTCTGGCAGTGGCTGTGCCTGCGGTTCTGGGTTACAACTGGCTGGTCCGCCGCAACAAGAGCGCAATGGAAGAAATCCGTTCGTTCAGTGCTGACCTGCACTCGGTCCTGCTGAGCGGCGTGATGTCCTCGAGCTCGGCTGGCCAGGTTGCTCACATCAATAAAAAGGTTGGCTAA
- a CDS encoding BadF/BadG/BcrA/BcrD ATPase family protein, which produces MIEYLIGVDGGGTGTRVRLARNDGGAAALLATGSGGPSGLMHGVEAAWSAVLEALQAAFATAGLVRPALDRMAIGLGLAGVNNKQWAAEFSASNPGFRDTVIETDAFTTLVGAHQGRPGVIIAIGTGSVGEVLTAEGKRREVGGWGFPASDEAGGAWLGMRAITHAQHVLDGRAPGSDFARALIHFCDRSNQARGAHFDSHHDSMFAWLASASQTSYAQLAPLVIQHAASDAAAGQLMLAAGEEIARIAAALDPDGELPIALCGGLAAHLQPYLPEPLLALVVKPHADAAAGALRLIDQRLKGKQTC; this is translated from the coding sequence ATGATTGAATATCTGATTGGCGTCGATGGAGGTGGCACCGGCACCCGCGTGCGCCTGGCCCGCAACGATGGCGGCGCTGCTGCGCTGCTGGCGACGGGCAGCGGCGGTCCTTCCGGACTGATGCATGGCGTCGAAGCCGCCTGGTCGGCAGTGCTGGAGGCGCTGCAAGCAGCATTCGCGACCGCGGGCCTGGTGCGGCCGGCGCTCGACAGGATGGCCATCGGTCTCGGCCTGGCCGGCGTCAACAACAAGCAATGGGCAGCCGAATTTTCCGCCAGCAATCCGGGCTTCCGCGATACCGTGATCGAAACCGATGCCTTCACCACATTGGTAGGCGCGCATCAGGGCCGGCCCGGCGTGATCATCGCCATCGGCACCGGCAGCGTCGGCGAAGTGCTGACTGCCGAGGGCAAGCGGCGCGAAGTAGGTGGCTGGGGCTTTCCCGCCAGCGACGAAGCCGGCGGCGCCTGGCTCGGCATGCGCGCCATTACCCACGCCCAGCATGTGCTGGACGGCCGCGCCCCTGGCAGCGACTTTGCCCGCGCGCTGATCCATTTCTGCGACCGCAGCAACCAGGCCCGCGGCGCGCACTTTGACAGTCATCACGACAGCATGTTTGCCTGGCTGGCCAGCGCCAGCCAGACCAGTTATGCGCAACTGGCGCCGCTGGTGATCCAGCATGCCGCCAGCGACGCCGCGGCAGGCCAGCTGATGTTGGCCGCCGGCGAGGAAATAGCGCGGATAGCCGCCGCCCTTGATCCTGATGGAGAGTTACCGATTGCACTGTGCGGCGGCCTCGCCGCGCATTTACAGCCATACCTGCCGGAGCCGCTGCTGGCGCTGGTAGTCAAGCCGCATGCAGATGCCGCAGCGGGCGCCTTACGCTTAATCGACCAAAGATTAAAAGGGAAGCAAACATGCTAG
- a CDS encoding biopolymer transporter ExbD — protein sequence MGMNVGSSGGNANDPEPMMEMNMTPLIDVMLVLIIMLIITIPIQNHAIKLNMPTGNPPPPLALPVVDTVDIDPSGTVMWNGTPMANRAELEDRLKTVVAGGNIDEVHLRPNKLVEYKSVAAVMASAQRLGVTKIGIVGNEQFME from the coding sequence ATGGGTATGAATGTAGGTTCTTCCGGCGGCAACGCCAATGATCCGGAACCGATGATGGAAATGAACATGACGCCGCTGATTGACGTCATGCTGGTGCTGATCATCATGCTGATCATTACGATTCCGATCCAGAATCATGCGATCAAGCTGAACATGCCGACCGGTAATCCGCCGCCGCCATTGGCTCTGCCAGTGGTCGACACGGTGGATATCGATCCGAGCGGCACGGTGATGTGGAACGGCACGCCGATGGCCAACCGCGCAGAGCTGGAAGACCGTCTGAAAACGGTGGTCGCCGGCGGTAATATCGATGAAGTGCATCTGCGTCCGAACAAGCTGGTGGAGTACAAGTCGGTCGCTGCCGTGATGGCGTCGGCGCAGCGGCTGGGCGTCACCAAGATCGGCATCGTCGGCAACGAGCAGTTCATGGAGTAG
- a CDS encoding energy transducer TonB: MDFAQDGKNPSKNVVGISVVVVLHVLLIYGLLTGLARKVVEVIQQPVETKIIEEIKPPPPPPPDKPVPPPPKSVAPPPPFVPPPEVKVTPPPTDNVIAAVTNVKPPSNDLPTSVAQPATNGEAGPAHTSAKIAGNCEKPEYPRTSLRNEEEGMVTVKLTIGADGNVLDSAVEKSSGFKDLDRATVKAWSLCHFTPAMADGKAVQSSTKMQYVWKLE, from the coding sequence ATGGATTTCGCGCAGGATGGGAAAAACCCCTCCAAGAATGTAGTCGGCATCAGTGTTGTTGTTGTTCTGCATGTTCTTCTGATTTATGGACTTCTTACAGGATTGGCGCGCAAGGTTGTGGAAGTGATCCAGCAACCGGTCGAAACCAAGATCATCGAAGAGATCAAGCCGCCGCCCCCGCCACCACCGGACAAGCCAGTGCCGCCGCCGCCAAAATCGGTCGCGCCGCCGCCGCCATTCGTTCCTCCACCCGAGGTCAAGGTCACGCCGCCACCCACAGACAATGTGATTGCCGCGGTCACCAATGTCAAACCGCCGAGCAACGATTTGCCGACATCCGTGGCGCAGCCAGCCACTAACGGCGAGGCCGGCCCGGCGCACACCAGCGCCAAGATTGCAGGAAATTGCGAGAAGCCGGAATACCCGCGGACTTCCTTGCGCAATGAGGAAGAGGGCATGGTCACGGTCAAGCTGACTATCGGCGCCGACGGCAATGTGCTCGATTCCGCGGTTGAAAAGAGCAGCGGTTTCAAGGATCTGGACCGGGCTACGGTGAAAGCCTGGAGCCTGTGTCATTTCACGCCGGCTATGGCCGACGGCAAAGCGGTGCAGTCTTCGACCAAGATGCAGTATGTCTGGAAGCTTGAGTAG
- a CDS encoding TonB-dependent receptor, translating to MNKNLTPIASAVALLVMAAAMPAYAQQADDAAAKADSKATDKGGQIEQVTISGIRGSLQKSLTQKRNADSHVEVITAEDIGKMPDKNVADSLSRVPGVTIGNAGATEGGFDEADRVSMRGTSPSLTQTLINGHNVASGDWFVLDQSGQVGRSVSYTMLPSELVGSVVVHKSSEASLVEGGVAGSVDIITRKPLEFKKQFTAEATLGAVYADLPGKTDPQMSALVNWKNDANTFGILVQAFSEERHLQRQGQEILGYTKIAPGSAIATAHPDLAGVYAPNLINSALFEQQRKRTGGLIDAQFKVSNDFSFDINGFTSEMKAANYNRSYEFWGAQVINAGAGQSPNPGYTVKNNTLTSATFSPVAGTNYGVYDQISRPDESASSNFIELGTKWRATDSLNFTTKLGTSTGEGKTPTQNVAEWNVGVGAGAGYQLNGIGTAANWNLGATNNASPNTGTTAFGWIFGDQNVDVKDKENWAQIDGEYSAGLGALRTVQFGLRYNDHKRSSDGVIGQGPAAGASNPANFPQGFQNFPSNFGSGLGSGFPTNVWYYTPGQLAAYNAFTNRDPVTREDWNSEFSVKEKNTAGYLQGNLEGDHWSGNIGLRLVQTKESVISNVAAPASAPGAITTSAFGPFVRQHDDNTYNDVLPSMNLKFDLSKDVVARFAASKTMTRPDYSSLAGQVTLSPPAQFGAIGSGSGGNPDLKPITSNNFDASVEWYFAPRSLVSASIFNMNLTSYVGLGSVTRSYVTSTPDHPANYMADYVLTVPTNTSGTVNGIELAYEMPLGKNFGFATNATFINAYDASNGPLVGASKRTANLTAYFEDERFNARISYNYRSAFYSGLDRSTAFFQAGVGTLAMSLGYKYSEQLAFTLDAQNLNNPTLKYYALSEDQPRAFYKNGRQFYLNAHLKF from the coding sequence GTGAATAAGAATTTAACACCAATAGCATCTGCCGTTGCACTGCTGGTAATGGCGGCAGCCATGCCGGCGTATGCGCAGCAAGCGGATGATGCAGCTGCAAAAGCTGACAGCAAGGCTACCGACAAGGGTGGCCAGATCGAGCAGGTCACCATCAGCGGCATTCGCGGTTCGCTGCAAAAATCCCTGACTCAAAAACGCAATGCCGATTCGCACGTGGAAGTCATCACAGCCGAAGACATCGGCAAGATGCCGGACAAGAACGTTGCCGATTCGCTGTCGCGCGTGCCTGGCGTCACCATCGGTAACGCCGGCGCTACTGAAGGCGGCTTCGACGAAGCCGACCGTGTCAGCATGCGCGGCACCAGTCCGAGCCTGACGCAGACACTGATCAACGGCCACAACGTCGCCTCCGGTGACTGGTTCGTGCTGGACCAGTCTGGCCAGGTCGGCCGCAGCGTCAGCTATACGATGCTGCCTTCCGAACTGGTCGGTTCGGTGGTGGTCCACAAGAGCTCTGAAGCCAGCCTGGTAGAAGGCGGGGTCGCCGGTTCGGTCGACATCATTACCCGTAAGCCGCTGGAGTTCAAAAAGCAATTTACTGCTGAAGCAACCCTCGGCGCCGTGTATGCCGATTTGCCGGGCAAGACCGATCCGCAGATGAGCGCATTGGTGAACTGGAAAAACGACGCGAACACCTTCGGCATCCTGGTGCAGGCATTTTCGGAAGAGCGCCATCTGCAACGGCAAGGGCAGGAAATCCTCGGCTATACCAAGATCGCTCCGGGCAGCGCCATCGCTACCGCGCATCCCGACCTGGCGGGCGTGTATGCGCCTAACCTGATCAACTCGGCGCTGTTCGAGCAGCAGCGCAAGCGCACCGGCGGCTTGATCGATGCCCAGTTCAAGGTCAGCAACGATTTTTCTTTCGATATCAACGGCTTTACTTCAGAAATGAAGGCTGCCAACTACAATCGGAGTTATGAATTCTGGGGCGCGCAGGTCATCAACGCCGGCGCCGGCCAATCGCCGAATCCTGGTTACACGGTGAAAAACAATACGCTGACATCGGCTACTTTTTCTCCAGTAGCGGGCACCAACTACGGCGTCTACGACCAGATTTCACGTCCGGACGAAAGCGCCAGCTCAAATTTCATCGAGCTCGGCACCAAGTGGCGCGCAACTGATTCGCTGAACTTCACCACCAAGCTGGGCACTTCTACCGGCGAAGGCAAGACGCCTACTCAGAACGTCGCTGAATGGAATGTCGGCGTTGGCGCCGGCGCCGGTTACCAGTTGAACGGTATCGGTACCGCCGCCAACTGGAACCTGGGCGCTACTAACAACGCCAGCCCTAACACCGGCACTACAGCGTTCGGCTGGATCTTTGGCGATCAGAACGTCGATGTCAAGGACAAGGAAAACTGGGCACAGATTGATGGCGAATATTCCGCCGGCCTGGGAGCGTTGAGGACAGTTCAGTTTGGCTTGCGTTATAACGACCACAAGCGCAGTTCCGATGGCGTGATTGGTCAGGGTCCGGCGGCTGGCGCCAGCAATCCAGCCAATTTCCCGCAGGGCTTCCAAAATTTCCCATCCAATTTCGGCAGCGGCCTGGGTAGTGGCTTCCCCACCAATGTCTGGTATTACACGCCAGGCCAGTTGGCAGCGTATAACGCCTTCACCAATCGCGATCCGGTCACGCGTGAAGACTGGAATTCCGAGTTTTCGGTCAAGGAAAAAAATACAGCTGGTTACCTGCAGGGCAATCTCGAAGGTGATCACTGGAGCGGCAATATCGGCTTGCGTCTCGTGCAGACTAAAGAGAGCGTCATCTCCAACGTCGCCGCGCCAGCTAGCGCGCCAGGTGCGATCACGACTTCTGCTTTCGGTCCGTTCGTCAGGCAGCACGACGACAATACTTACAACGACGTGTTGCCAAGCATGAACTTGAAGTTCGATCTGAGCAAGGATGTGGTTGCCCGTTTTGCCGCATCCAAGACCATGACGCGTCCGGATTACTCCTCCCTGGCCGGCCAAGTGACGTTGTCGCCACCGGCGCAATTCGGCGCCATCGGTTCCGGCAGCGGCGGCAATCCAGACCTGAAGCCTATCACTTCGAACAACTTCGATGCATCGGTGGAGTGGTACTTTGCTCCGCGCTCGCTGGTGTCGGCAAGTATCTTCAACATGAATCTGACCAGCTATGTCGGCCTGGGCAGCGTCACAAGAAGCTATGTCACCAGCACGCCTGACCATCCTGCCAATTACATGGCGGATTATGTGCTGACTGTGCCAACCAATACCAGCGGCACGGTCAACGGTATCGAGCTCGCCTATGAAATGCCGCTGGGGAAAAACTTCGGTTTTGCCACCAACGCCACTTTCATCAACGCCTATGACGCCAGCAACGGTCCACTGGTCGGCGCTTCGAAACGTACCGCCAACCTGACGGCTTATTTCGAAGATGAACGCTTCAATGCGCGCATCTCGTATAACTACCGCAGCGCCTTCTACAGCGGCCTGGATCGCAGCACAGCGTTCTTTCAAGCCGGCGTCGGCACCCTGGCCATGTCTCTCGGCTACAAGTACAGCGAACAGCTGGCCTTCACGCTGGATGCGCAGAACCTGAACAACCCGACCCTCAAGTACTACGCGCTGAGCGAAGACCAGCCACGTGCGTTCTACAAGAACGGCCGCCAGTTCTACCTGAATGCCCATCTGAAGTTCTAG